One window from the genome of Crassostrea angulata isolate pt1a10 chromosome 2, ASM2561291v2, whole genome shotgun sequence encodes:
- the LOC128172657 gene encoding uncharacterized protein LOC128172657 yields the protein MDKMSKPVFLKDSELPKDSSKRITNFDLLDAITVAVGDTVKCVQLDRDLWRIYLDEKQSRDKLIIEGFDLNNQHVRVYDSNPYSAGLTDPEDPVLKVTVCGVPLSVDDSAIHDMLTKLGVHPKSEIKYEKIRNPTSNKMTKVLNGNRFLYIEPLEQNKALPRFSYCAGLKCKIFHRGQNVEKPPSTCTNCWETGHSFRLCQNIPRCSACKETGHKPGSNLCPQYIEDNSNEVEAFDGKENVLSNFFPCELMVFGESFESAEQAFQLTKAVRAGDLLAAERIRAAKSALECKQIGNSVLPSTSWHQDAPKVMEEIVIEKVKQISEMKKKITQVFTDEKVFAHSVYDQFWGTGLNSTQTVHTNPKAWPGQNVMGKLLQRVAESFHASSQRTSSRNRKTTVNNASKANQKDLDGYVKKSSKSSK from the coding sequence ATGGATAAAATGTCGAAACCAGTCTTTCTAAAAGACAGTGAGTTGCCCAAAGACAGTAGTAAaagaattacaaattttgatttattagaTGCTATAACTGTTGCTGTCGGGGACACGGTCAAATGCGTCCAGCTTGACCGTGACCTCTGGCGAATCTATCTGGACGAGAAACAAAGCAGAGATAAACTCATTATTGAAGGATTTGACTTAAACAATCAGCACGTACGAGTATACGACTCCAATCCATACTCAGCAGGCCTTACTGATCCAGAAGATCCGGTCCTTAAAGTAACTGTATGCGGCGTTCCACTCTCTGTGGACGATTCGGCCATACATGACATGCTTACAAAATTAGGAGTACATCCTAAGAGCGAGATCAAATACGAAAAAATTAGAAACCCTACATCCAATAAAATGACCAAAGTATTAAATGGCAACAGATTTCTGTATATAGAACCACTTGAACAAAACAAGGCCTTGCCTAGATTCAGTTACTGCGCAGGTCTCAAATGTAAGATCTTCCATCGCGGACAAAATGTCGAAAAACCACCTAGTACCTGTACCAACTGCTGGGAAACTGGGCACTCTTTCAGGCTATGCCAGAATATTCCGCGTTGTTCCGCTTGTAAGGAAACTGGACACAAGCCCGGCTCCAATCTATGTCCGCAATACATCGAAGATAACTCTAATGAAGTTGAAGCTTTTGATGGTAAAGAAAATGTGCTTTCAAATTTCTTCCCATGTGAGCTTATGGTCTTTGGCGAATCTTTTGAATCAGCTGAACAAGCTTTTCAGCTTACGAAGGCTGTTCGAGCGGGAGACCTTTTGGCGGCGGAGAGGATTCGAGCAGCGAAATCTGCGTTGGAATGTAAACAAATCGGAAACTCCGTCCTACCATCCACTTCCTGGCATCAGGACGCGCCTAAGGTTATGGAAGAAATTGTGATAGAAAAAGTGAAACAAATAtctgaaatgaaaaagaaaattacgcAAGTGTTTACAGATGAAAAAGTGTTTGCGCACTCAGTATATGACCAGTTTTGGGGAACTGGTCTAAACTCGACGCAAACCGTGCACACAAATCCGAAAGCGTGGCCAGGGCAAAATGTTATGGGCAAGCTGCTGCAACGTGTTGCAGAATCCTTTCATGCAAGCTCACAGCGTACAAGTTCCCGGAACAGGAAAACCACAGTTAACAACGCCAGCAAAGCCAACCAGAAAGACCTGGATGggtatgttaaaaaatcaagtaaATCCAGCAAATAA